Within Fusobacterium periodonticum ATCC 33693, the genomic segment AATTATTGTTGCTGATGAAGCTGCTTGTTCTGAATTAAAAGTTGGTACATATAGATATTATAAAGATATAGAATCTGAAAATTGTGATGTGAATAAACTATTAGAAAAAGTACAAAAATAGCTTATCTGAGCTTACCATATATGATATAATAAAAATAGATTATATCTATCAATAGGGGTGTTATTTTATGGAAGAATTTAAGTATGCATTGAAAAAAACTATTTTAATAGCTTTTCCTTATCTTTTTATTGGGATAACCTGTGGTTTTTTAATGAAAGAAGCAGGTTTTGGTGCAATATGGTCTTTACTTTCGTGTTTACTTGTTTATGGAGGAACTATCCAGCTTCTAATGGTAGGACTTTTAAAAGCCAATACTCCAATAATTTCAATGGGACTTATTTCTCTAATAGTTAATTCAAGACATATGTTTTATGGTTTATCATTTTTGCAAGAATTTAAAAAAATTAGAAAAGAATCTTTCTTAAAGTTTTTTTATTTAGCATTTAGTTTAACTGATGAAGTTTATTCTATTTATGCAGCTATAAAAATTCCTGAAAGATTAAATAAAACTAAGACTATGCTTTATATAAATTTACTTGCACAGTTCACTTGGACTTTTGGTTGTGTTGTTGGGAATTTAGCATTTAATTTTATTAAATTTGATTTAAAAGGAATTGATTTTATAATAACAGAGTTCTTCTGTATAGTTGTAATTTCACAATTAATAGGAGATAAGTCATATATTTCAACTTCTGTTGGAATAATCTCATCAATTATAGCATTTTTGATAATGGGGAACAATTTTATTGTTTTAGCTATTTTTTTTAGCTTGTTGAGTCTATTTATCTTAAAAAAGAAACTTATTATGAAAGAAGCTGATAAACATGAATAACAATTTATATCTATTTTTAGCTATACTATCAGCAGGAGTAGGAATGGTTATTTGTAGACTATTACCTTTTATTATATTTGCAAATGGAAAGTTACCAAAATTAGTAAAATTTTATGAAAAATATTTGCCTTATTCATTGATGGCAATATTATTTTGTTATTGTTTTGCAAGTGTAAATTTTTCTGAATATCCCCATGGTTTACCAGAAGTCATAAGTTTAATTGTAATTACTCTTTTACATATTTGGAGAAAAAATATAATGTTATCATTATTTTTAGGAACAGCAGTTTTTTTAATTTTGAGTAGATTTTTCTGATAGGAGATATTATGAAAATTAGATATGCAAAAAAATCTGAAAAGGAAATAGCTATAGAATTTTGGAAAGATAGCTTTAAAGATAGTGAAGAACAAATCAAATTTTATTTTGATAATATTTATAATGAAAAAAATTATTTAGTCTTAGAGGATAATTCAAAAATAATTTCTTCACTACATGAAAATGATTATATTTTTAATTTTAATAATGATAGTATAAAAAGTAAATATATTGTTGGAGTTTCCTCAGATATAACTATGAGAAATAAGGGTTATATGTCAAAATTATTAATCTCAATGTTAGAAAACTCTAAGAAAAAATCTATGCCTTTTGTCTTTTTAACTCCCATTAATCCAAAAATTTATAGAAAATTTGGTTTTGAATATTTTTCTAATATGGAATACTATAATTTTACAATAAATGAATTAGCTAATTTTAAGTTCCCTGAGGGTAATTATTCATATATAGAAATAAATGAAGAAAATAAAAATTTATATTTAAATGATTTAATAAAAATATATAATTCTAATATGAAAGATAATTTCTGTTATTTAGAAAGAGATAATTTCTATTTTGATAAAATTTTAAAAGAAGCTATTAGTGATGAGATGAAAATTTTTATTCTATATAAAAATAAAGTAGCAAGTGCTTTTATTATCTTTGGTTTATATGAAGAAAATATTGAAATTAGAGAATGTATGGCTTTAGATGGGCTTTCATATAAAGAGATTTTAGCTTTAATCTATGGGTATAGAGATTACTATAAAAATATTAGCCTTGCTAGTCCAAATAATTCAAATATAGAATTTCTTTTTGAAAATCAATTAAATATAGAAAAGATTGTTAAACCTTTTATGATGTTAAGGATTTTAAATCCATTAGCTATATTTAAAAATTTAAAATTACAAAATTCTAATATAAAAATATATATTGAAGATAAGATTTTAAAAGAAAATACAGGACTATATTCTTTAGATAAAGAAATTAAATTTTCTAATATTACAGAAGAAAAATCAGCTTATGATTTAAAAATTGATATAGGAGATCTAGTATTTTTAATTACAGGATATTTTTCTATTGATGATTTACTAAAACTAGGAAAAATCAATATAAAGAATAAAAATGTTATTAAAAAATTAAATAAAACATTTTCTAAAAAAAATTCCTATCTTTATGAGTTTATATAGAATATATAGGAGTTAAAAATGAATATAGAGAATATTATTAAAAATCAAGATATTTTAGATTGTTGGAAAGAAATACAAAAATCTAATTCTGATAAAAATATTTCCAAAGGAATATTTGAGTATGATATTGAAGAGTATCATACTTTTCTTTTAGATGAAATTGTTGAAGCTAGTGAGTATATAAATATGAGTACTAATACTTTAATAAATGAGATATTATTATTCACAAAAGATAATAAATCATTAGTTATAAATTTCTCAAATGAAAGATTAAATAAAAAAATTCCTTTTTCTTCTCCACTTAGTTATGAAGAATTATCTAATGGATACACAGAAGAAGAATTAGGTATAGCTTATCAAGATTTAGAGAATGAAACAGATGCAATTATAGATATTGGAACTTTGTTAACTTATCTAATAGATTTAATATTTCTTTTCAAAGAAGAAAAAAACTATGTGAAATACTTAACTCAAAGATTATATTATTCAGAAATTCATGCAAAAGAATTTATTGTTTATGAAAAAAATATAATTGAGGATTTATATAGTAAATAAATGAAATTTATGATATACTAATTAAAAGATTTAAAGACACTGACAGCAAATAAACATTTTTAATAGTCGGAGTGTCGTGGGGCTAATTACCCCCTGCACTATATTAAGAAAGTGTCTTGTTAACAAGGACTTATTATTTAAATAAGTCCTTTTTAGTAGTTTTTTATTAGGGAGAAGATAAGATGAATTTTTTTGAAAAAACATTAGAAATCTTAAAAAGAACTTGGAATAATGCACTTACAAATGAAAGTACATTGAATTTTAATTTGGATATGTTTGCTTATTCTAGTAGAGATAGAGAACAAGATCATGAAAAAAATAAAAATAGATTTAAAAATGCATTAATAGAAAATGATAAAATAGCACTTGCTAATTTACTATATACTCTTGATATAAGAAATGGTAAAGGAGAAAGGGCTTTATTTAAGTCTTATTTTTCTGCACTTATAGAAATGAATAAAGACTGTGCCATTCAAATACTTCCATATATTTCTGAATTAGGAAGATGGGACTATGTGTTCGAGGGAATAGGAACTGAAATTGAAGAAAATGTATATGAGCTTATTAGAGCTTATTTAATGATGGATATAAAAAATTATAATGAGAATAAGCCAGTCTCTCTTCTAGCAAAGT encodes:
- a CDS encoding branched-chain amino acid transporter permease produces the protein MNNNLYLFLAILSAGVGMVICRLLPFIIFANGKLPKLVKFYEKYLPYSLMAILFCYCFASVNFSEYPHGLPEVISLIVITLLHIWRKNIMLSLFLGTAVFLILSRFF
- a CDS encoding AzlC family ABC transporter permease, which encodes MEEFKYALKKTILIAFPYLFIGITCGFLMKEAGFGAIWSLLSCLLVYGGTIQLLMVGLLKANTPIISMGLISLIVNSRHMFYGLSFLQEFKKIRKESFLKFFYLAFSLTDEVYSIYAAIKIPERLNKTKTMLYINLLAQFTWTFGCVVGNLAFNFIKFDLKGIDFIITEFFCIVVISQLIGDKSYISTSVGIISSIIAFLIMGNNFIVLAIFFSLLSLFILKKKLIMKEADKHE
- a CDS encoding GNAT family N-acetyltransferase, translated to MKIRYAKKSEKEIAIEFWKDSFKDSEEQIKFYFDNIYNEKNYLVLEDNSKIISSLHENDYIFNFNNDSIKSKYIVGVSSDITMRNKGYMSKLLISMLENSKKKSMPFVFLTPINPKIYRKFGFEYFSNMEYYNFTINELANFKFPEGNYSYIEINEENKNLYLNDLIKIYNSNMKDNFCYLERDNFYFDKILKEAISDEMKIFILYKNKVASAFIIFGLYEENIEIRECMALDGLSYKEILALIYGYRDYYKNISLASPNNSNIEFLFENQLNIEKIVKPFMMLRILNPLAIFKNLKLQNSNIKIYIEDKILKENTGLYSLDKEIKFSNITEEKSAYDLKIDIGDLVFLITGYFSIDDLLKLGKINIKNKNVIKKLNKTFSKKNSYLYEFI